The Heptranchias perlo isolate sHepPer1 chromosome 38, sHepPer1.hap1, whole genome shotgun sequence genomic sequence TCTAGGCACACATAGTTTTGTTTCCTGAGGGTGCAACCCCATCTTTTTAAGGCATTTTAATGTCCCTGCACAACATCAGAAGCCACAAGAATAAGGTTGGCATCCCACTCAAAGACCTCTGTCAGTCCAATTCTAAAAATACTCATTAGGAGATGCAAAAGAGTGGTCCAGTGATACCTCTGATACTGTCAATCTCGTTTTGGTGAAGTGCACAGCTGAAGTCTTCTTGTGGCCTGTGAGGGCATCAACACTCAACCACTTCATTCAGCAGTACGGGAGGACTCCAAGTTACTGTTTGATAGCACTTAGCTACTGTAAACGATGAATTAATTTTTGTACTAAGACTGCTGTAGTAAAATGACAAAGAATCTGTTTAATTTTTCCATTACAAGGAAATGAGATAAAATGATTTACTGCACATTATAGCTTAAAAATCTTTGTTTTTTCTGGTATTGAAATAAATGTTTGTAATACAAAGTACTGGCTTCATATAAATTTGATTTACTACAGTTTTAAATTACTGTTAACACTCCATTTTGCAGACATTACTTTGCTGGACAAAAATGAGGTGATTCAGTATACAGGAGAATATGCTGAAATTGAGCCAATATATATCGATCTGAACACAAACAGGCCAGAAAACATGTACATACCTGTACATCCTCAACAAAGCCAATCACCAGCTCCTAACAACAATCCAGTTCGAAGTCAGGGGGAAAATAAGCCACAGAAACCCCCAAAACCAAACGCAGAAATGGACTTCACTCGACCTGTTGTGCCACCCAATCCAAGAACGCTCATCAGATCAAGTGATATACAAACATGCGAAGCAAAACACATTGCCTCTATGAGTGAGGTTCCAAAGGACTTACAGCATTTGAGTGTGGGTGAGGTCTGCGACTGTTTGAATTTGCTCAACATGGGAAAGTACATTGAGACCTTTCATTCACAGCAGGTTGATGGGCAGTTGCTTTTTGATCTGGACAGAGACATGATGAAGAACACATTTGGGATGAACAACTTCCACATCATCAAAATGATGCGTTTCCGTGGAGGATGGAGACCAATGTAACTGAATATATTGCATTCTTGTAAATAACATCACAATGAAGTACACTCTGAAACCACTGTGCACTCACTATGTTCATAATCAGATAATTTAAAATGTTAGTATTATATGATTTTACAGCCTGGACATTTGGTGGACAAACAGCAAATATTTGTAATAGTGTGAGAATCTATAAAATGATTATGGCAATTTTGAAAATGCCAGCAATATCAATACTGTCAATCTACTAAGTATCCATATCTCAGCTCAAATGTTAATTTGAAAATTTTAATAAAAGAAAACCTGTTACACATTCAATTATTATTACATGATTTTCATATCTACAATATGCTAAAAATGGACTTTACCAGGAAAACAGAGGCAAGTATGATTGAAACTATTATCTGTTCTTGGGCAGAGAAGGCATCGTCTACTTTGTATTTTGCATTGTTTTTACATATGATTTTTATATCATAACAATTAATGTTCCAAAACAGACCACTAAATATGAAATTAATTTCAAAACATATTAAAAAATTGGTAGGTGATGTGaggggtaattttatgaatttgtgctcCTGGCATGGAGCTTTGCTCACTTATTGGGAATAATTTTAACAGATGGAACATTGTGGGAACACCTAAATTCCTGATATGTACTCCTGGCAGACAAAACTCCAAGCCTGAAGCACAAATTCATAAACTTATCCCCATGGGAGTCAGTGCATTGGTGCTCCAACTTGCTGTACTGCTGTGAAGTGGTGGGATGTGGCTGTTAACCCTCACTCATGAGGTGTGAAGCAGAGACCTCATTACTCAACAAAAGAAAAACCAGAGGGTGAGTCACTCCCAATCACTTCAAACAGCTGGTTTCAAAGCCCCATGTTGGAGATATAGAAACACATCaatacacagaagttacaacacagaaaatggccattcagcccaatcagTCCCTGTCGACATTTACTTTCCGAGCAAATAGTCCCAATCACCATACCTGCCCTGATCCCATATCTCttcattcccttttccttcatccacctatccaatctaatcttgaatgttgacatagtttctaacTTAATCACTAACTCTGGCAGTGAATTCCACCTAAGAGCAATTTGCCTACTATCTCAGCCACACTTCATGTGTGGCTCAGAAAGATCAGACAAGGCTTTGGCGATGCTAATGGCGGAGTAgctcaaatcatccagcaatcaGCGCAGAATCgtaactcatggcgtatctcttttACTCCATaagttgctggattttttttacgaattaataatggcgagtgccATTAATGCGTCATTCTAATGAAGCGACTTCCctgcaatttccggcccaatgtctGACTTACATATTACATAAAACTGCTTCTGAAACCAAAATAAGATGTCGAAAACTAAAGTCCTTTCAGAATATTTTAACAGTCTTTGAAGATCgctggaaatatatcgacgttccttcatcgtcactgggtcaaaatcctggaactcccttcctaacagcactgtgggagaaccttcaccacatggactgcagtggttcaagaaggcggctcaccaccaccttctcaagggcaattagggatgggcaataaatgccggccttgccagcgacgcccacatcccatgaacgaataaaaaaaaatggacatgCTTCTGCTAATGGAGCCCTGTCTCACCGCTGTTTTGTGAACAAGTGTTTGAAGCATAAGAACTGAAGAACAGGAAAAGCCAGCTATACATATATTATCCAAACTGGCTTACAAGCATTCCAAATTAAAGGAGTTCTTACCATGGCCCAGGCTgtaaatttattataaatgaaTTTTTCTTTTCAGGTGTGTGAATTGCAGTCTTCCACCTTTACTGCTTTTAATGTTTGCTTTTGGCACTTCACTTGCTTATCAAAAaaatgcagaaaatgctggaaacacttagctgGTCAGGCAGTATgcgaagagagggaaacagagttaataggcatgattttaacatggcggcagAGGGTCAGCTGGAGGGTGAATAGTtgcctgggaaacccggaaaaaaatTTGCGCATCGGTTTGAGCAATCATGACTGAATTGAAAGCgcttaattttacttctgggtttcatgtctccaagctgcgcacccTCATGATGTGCTGTGAATTGGAATACTTAAAGGGCGAGTGCAAACAtgaattttgaaggagaaaggaggagcatCGAAAATGCAGCATTATAGAGCCAAGCCAGCATCCCATTTCAGCAACGCTTCCCTTGaattgctactggctggtgtcagaAGTAGGAGGGAAATCTTCTAACCAGTTGACAAGAGGAAGCGATCTGCTTCTGCCCCTAAGAAGGCAtggttgaggtggcagaggagatcagtaacaggagcaCAGTCCCCAGGTCATGGGTGCAACGCAGAAAGCAATTTAATGAccagatcaggaaaagtgagtaaatTTGTTGATTCACCCACATCTTGTGAAAAGaccacctcccccactctcacactgtgttggcaagcctactccatcacatcactcctgatACCCACTTATATCTCATcaacaacttaccttcactttctgtgcacttcctcacctccccatttgtgaactcaccactcaccccaatcctggtgcaatgtgatgaatctgtctgatagtcactctctgatgcatctgtttcattgacagcctcacccaaagcaatgcatccatcaggtaaacacgtcaccttcagtcactcacaggtctgttctttctccccttgtaggagaagggagcgcgaaatgcaagggagaggagtagaattggagggggggggggggggggggagtcaccaCATATAGTATTATTGAcaaatgcagaggaggaggccatggacatCAGTCGAACGGTTGCATGCCTGGACGTCAGagttggagagactggcaacccgcagatggctggtgacagaactttaacatcctttacATAAatgatgaattgatgttatcaatgattgaactatTCTATACCTCAGTATGGTCACTGGAAAGATTGTCGCTTCTCCGATGTCTTCCAGGACCTTCATGGATTGATGAAGAGGCAGCCGCTATGGAAGAAGGCAAtttctcagaggagctcaattcttctgagggcgcaccgtcacatgacatccatccatgcaccagtgcagatactggcactaGGGGTCCtcttaggcagatagttgggttgccacctggtgattcaacactcacaagcgtacacgagcagacactggtggagagtccacatcgggggggcgcactcctctccaagctctgctcagctggacacagatgctgaatcctggagAACATcattgagattgagaatgatagaggtacagctccaCCATTGCGAAGTAATGGAGAACAGGTCACGCACAGTCTCCACTATAGtgaagaggatggaggagtccaactccatcgctagtggtggtgtaggtaagtgcgggaatgccttcaatggagagaatggcagcctccattaagcttcaagcacggctttcaaatgagtccatgcaggccataacAACCACTGTGCGGACTCTGGATACCAACATgtctgccgtcttaaacaggcagacagatacttcagccgtggccttagaacgcggcacatctgctcaccagcctgctggccagcagagtgacgggagtgatattgccctggcccgggagagggatgacgacgaaagggaacatggaagtggggactccactgaaagcgctctcacctctcacccgttgccccccacttcaatcagtacccgcaaggctgcctcctctcccgatggccgagtctgcccctgcacagtctTTGGCGaggccctcaagggctccaaaacccacagGTCGTAGGCAGagagcatctcatcagtcaggacATGAATCTGagaaacctgccactatctctactgaagccataggggatgcaccacgtagaagcactggaagaggaaggctaaggttttgtaattcaccaagggtatgcacaagggtgtttgatggtatgtcacgttgtttatttatatttattttttaatcatGCCACATCACCGCTGCCATGATTGCTCATTCTTGAGTACCTTTTGTGAAATCACCCTTTCAtgcgcttcatcatgaatgccaagacatgatgccacccattaggtGCGTGTGCATATGCTTGGTTgaaagactgttttgtgcaaatagaggggaggtgggggggggggggggggggtgctgctggtggtggtggttgtttcaGGTGGCCTGAGTAGTTCACATTCTTCAATTTACAGATCTCAATATGAGAACTTTGTTCGAgatgagtgaatccctggcatcacgggcagcgatgtgcgccgctgctctggcgatgggttccccgtcttcattttcctcctccttgtcctcctcattTTCagtgttgccggcagatgaggatgcttcatgagcgcattcaagctcctccacctgtaatccTCTCTGCtctgtgcaggacgcaacacactattattctgcacaccctcgctggcaagtactgaagggctcccccagatctatccaggcacatgaagcgcatcttcagcattcctatggcttgttcaatgacagacctggtggtcatatggctctggttgtaccgttgctgtgcctcgttggtgaggTCCCTCACAGGTGTAAtgtgccacatctgcagggggtatcccttgtctccaagcagccagcccataagtctgtcttgtgtgtggaagaggtctgggatgttgcactcgtgcaaaatgaaggaatcatggcagttgccagagaatctggcacacacctgcagaaacctctggtggtcacaaaccagctgggcATTGATGGAGTaatatccctttcggtttatgaacagtcctggctcatgtggaagcctttggattgctacatgtgtgcaatcaattgcgcctgtaccggtgggaagccagccacagagttgaaaccctctcagtctggctgatgtcgtcgcagggaAAGTTGGAGTAATCGGAtgctctggcaaacaagccatccgtcacctatcatatacacttacgtgcagacgactgggagaccctggagatgtcacaggTGACGccttggaaggatccggaggcgaaaaaattgagggcagtggtaattttacctgcgatgggcaatgcatggccaccaggcccagctgggagcagctcttcatgaaggaccgtgcagatgtctgcaaccacttgacgactcaatctcagcctgcgtaggcactgctcctcaaagaggTCGAGGAAGCTCAgcttctgtctgtagaccctctcagatgggtaatgcctcctgcgaccttaGCCCCTCCATCGGTCCCCTTTCTGCTCTTCTTCAGGTCCTTAttgcacacctctgtcttgtgcacctgcagatcccagaactgcactccgtgcctgccatggatggtgatgcgtctcctcctcagatgtactgtgaaatagatccattgcgcccccccccatcctgatcttgtcagttcgaGGGGGTCCAAAacataggtaaatttgtctgaacacaagaattctcagtgtcaacaaagaaatctcagtctgaaCACAAGGAACTCCcaaccaaaggtttgtctgagagaattgagtGCCCGGCTGCgaaacctcaccttttattgagatgtgtcattCACCGGTTTAAACAGCCAAGTGAGCTTCGGctacaactcgcctccgtttctatggcatgtttcagaagccacggaaGACACATTCAGTAGAAGTTAAATTcgattctgttgcagaatccacaaaaatttAATCACCGTAAGCGTTTGAACTGCCTAAAttatccctttaaatattggcccaccggctttaagtgctgGCAGTACTTCTGGATTTCTGTTACGCGCGCGCAAAATAACACGCCTGTATCAAgcccagaagtgggcgtgttggagataggatgcagtcccgctccgaAAATGTACTACTTTCACTGTccatccacccccaacccatcctggttttgggggttaaaattacccccaatgtttcaggtcgatgacctttcatcagaactcatcgACATGAAGCattaactccgtttctctctccgtagatgctgcctgacctgctgagtttttctcgtattttctgtttttatttcagacttccagcatccgcTGTATGTTGCTTATGCTTATCAAATAGTTTGATCCCAAGATCAACCTTTTGCGACCATTAAGTATCTGCACGCTTCTCATGCATCCAACATTTCAAAGCCAGGAGTGAACTTCTGATGCAATTAAAATGGAATGACTTCCCTCCAGAAACTGCATAAGTTAGATAGTCCCCGCATTAATATCTCTAGATAGTATATTTATATTGCTTTAACtcacttctcccccccccaccccacccacaaaGACAAAATAATTCCTTTCAGAAAGCAGCTAACAGTTTTAGTTTAAATTCACATATCTAAAATTTCATATTAAAGAAGATCGATATTTTTACAGTTTGAAGCAAGATAGAACTCTGCTTTCAAAACAGGCTTCTCTTGTGGGATAGTGAGATTTTGAAGCTTGATAAAAGCTAAAATAAATATTTGTCCCATATGAAGGCAGTTACCTTATACGCACGCATCTCTTGAATTTTGATCTGCTGAACCAGAAATACAGCTTGTCTCAATGGGAGTGTTCCGTGCATATGGGCAAAGCTGCACTATTCCATTCGTGCATTTGTGTCAGCTATACAGCCCTGAAATATCAACTGTACCATTAACAGAATATCAGCCCCCATCCCTTCAATGAGTCAATACCTTTACtaggaagagaggaaagaataaaaTCGGTGGGAAAAAACAGGATGAAAGCTGTTCTTTTTCCGTACATCTTCCCTAATTTGTAGAAAGGCTGTCTGATTGTTTTGTGTCTTGTACTCTATGTAATgacacccctcccctccatcaaCAGAGAAGAAGGGAGCACATTTTCAGCAGCAGGGAGAGAGAAATTAAAAGTCCACAGCAAACATCAGAAATTAAAATTGTTCTGAGAAAAAAAGGATAAATTAAAAAGacgacatgattttttttttcactgtcCTGTTGCTTTAAAAAAGTCTGTGAAATTGTTCATTTTTTGGAACTGCAGTTTGCAGCTGGCTCTGCCCCTTTCCATCCTGCAGTGCAAGCCTTAGTTTTGTTAAGATTAAGAATGTTAGAAAGATTTCAATCTTTGTTTTTCCTGCAAAAGCTAATTTTTCCTCAGTTATTTTCAATAGATTTATAACGAGACATGCCGAAGAACAAGAGAATGACGACTTGTAACCTACTGGGTATATGGAAGCACATGCTGTCCTATATATGTATACTGGGATTTTTTGTTTTTGGGATATTGAGGTCCTCAGTTTTTGGGTCTGAACTGAACTGGAGTAATTGAGGGTAACTAACCTGAGTTCACAGACTGAGTGTCAGTTCAAATTATGAAATTATGACTGCTGGTCTTTTATTGTGGCCACTTTAGAAGACTGGTTATGTAAATTATGTAAACAGTCTTTAGTTCGCGACATGGGATTGTCACACAGCAATTAGCACTTTTGATTTCATTACCCATAACAGGGAATCAATAATTTAAAGTGGTTAAGGAGTTAATGTCGAGCGTAATTAAGGTAACTGGAGTGGTTATGCTGAGCATCGGAGAATGTAAATACTGTTGATATCTAAGAAAACTACTTCAGTACAAGACATTCATTTTGACTAATGTAGTGCCTCCAAAATCTTGGGCGATTTAAGGTGGTCCTGCTTTGACTCAGCACTTGTGTACACTACTTATCATTTTAAATGAGATGAACAAATTATAATTCTGTCTTCCTCAACAGGATTGTGTTACATAGTAAGTAGTTACAATGGTAATAATGTAATCAATCAACTAACTGCTTCTGCTTGTTTTatcagaacataggaaataggagcaggaataggccgaatggccctccgagccttctccgccattcagtcagatcatggttgatcttccacctcaactccactttcctgccttatccCCAATCAGATTTTCAATCCCTAAGGATATACATTTCCGAATTTTGGAAATCTTCCACTTGTATATTTAAACAGCATACTGGTGGTATGGTCACTTAAGGTAGCAATGGTAAAGAATGGGAAAACTTTTGTGCCTTCACGGATAATGTTTGAAAATTGGCCCTATACATTTTTAAATCAAAGAGGAATAGCCTAGACCCATTTAAGCTGAAATTTATTTGATAGAATTTATTTGTATTTGATTGGGCAAATCATATTTATGACTTTAATTATATCATGATCTTTGTGCAACTTTTATTTCACATTAAATTGATTGCAGCAAGTTTTATAAGTCCACAGGATACAGTGTACCATTGTTAAATACACAAAGAGTTAAAAAATAGTAAATGGGAAGTTTGGAGAATTACGAAGTCACAGGATGATGTCTTGTTTTAAATCAATTCGAACTCTTTCAAATCACTGCTTCTTTAAATTTGCATACCGCAAGACTGAATCTGCTGTGGGTGTGGCTGACTCCAACTATCAAGGTTTTTTTCAAGACGTAATTAACCCCTTACTTCTATTCTCCCAAGTCATTAAGGTTGAATATTTACTAATCAAAATTTTTCTAAGTTGCAATGCTGAATGTAAATACATCATGCTGTATTAGAGTTTTTTCTAAGTTTCAGCACTCAAGCTGAGTGCCGCAAGTTTTGTTTTATGCTAATGATTTACTTGTTTTCAGCAGACATCAGAAGAAAATCATCAAATGTTACAGCACGGTGGAGTAAGGCTTAGACTCTCAAAGGCTCAGTTTTAACCCATTCAGTGTCTTTTCTCAGCTTCCAAGACAAAGGtgctcggggcgggggggggggggggggggagacatgggAGTTACCTCCGAAAGTAATTGCAAGCAATCCTGTCTACTGTAAAACCATCAAGCTTTTCTGCTCAGTTTCCTCAAACTTTTCTGCTCAGTTTCCTCAAGAATTTTGAAGAAAAAATCATGGCTACATCTCTGCTTACTCAGAAACAACCTGAATTGCCAGATGTCCTCTCCGTGTCTCCTTGGCTTCATTCATTGGAAAGCTTGTTTCCAATATCTTTACTAGTCAGTGAGGCTCAGGTCTCTGTCCAGCAGCCACCTTCTCAAAACCCTATCTCTACAGGGGAGTCTATTACTCCATCTACTACTATCTGCTGGACCCTATGAATTAGGTTCTAATGTACCAGAGAGATAAGACCATAGGAATTACTAGACGAAAAAAgactaaggtccatctagtttgtcgtctaccatcctggtagttgcatggtacaatgataatggagttcttGACTAATCATACCAAATAAATCTCTAGCTAGCGCCTTAggccgttttactacgttaaaggctctatataaatgcaagttgatgttgttgttatcaattagtctacaatcgACCTAGGTACGAGGCGAGGAAAATTCCAGCGGCATAGAGCTTTTGGAACCATAGgtacaaagtcacctgttccttccaagcatgctacacttaacaCATGTCATTTCAGattattcatatactgtatcccaaagcaatattttctgaaagaaatctacctcatttgcatttgaatgaatcaatactaactgcttccaccatctccctaggaagcctattccatagattgaccactcgctcactgaaataatgtttccacagattaggTTTGCATTTACCCTCTTTCAAGCACAGGTCTTGTCCTCTGGTTCCACTGTTctagacaaggtgaaatagcttgtcatggtcgacATTACCTAGTCCCTTCAGAATTCtataaacagcaatcatatcacctctcaaacttctcttttccagtgaaaacatggccaa encodes the following:
- the LOC137304607 gene encoding uncharacterized protein, yielding MYMKEIKLVTAEGFESKDEMEWTTLCNKYKIVNNIGHLDHFILSDITLLDKNEVIQYTGEYAEIEPIYIDLNTNRPENMYIPVHPQQSQSPAPNNNPVRSQGENKPQKPPKPNAEMDFTRPVVPPNPRTLIRSSDIQTCEAKHIASMSEVPKDLQHLSVGEVCDCLNLLNMGKYIETFHSQQVDGQLLFDLDRDMMKNTFGMNNFHIIKMMRFRGGWRPM